The genomic segment CATGGGGGCGTTGGTCTCCGGCGGGGCGGCGGCGACCTTCGGCGAACGGATCAGCCGTGTCGCATATCTCAACGGCGTCTACAGGCGCGACCCTGAAGCAAAGGCTGCCGTCCTTGCGCGGGCTGCCGCCATTCCGGTAACGGGGGTTGACAAGGAAGGCCCCCTGGCTCGCTGGTTCGGCGACGATCCGGACAGCCTCGTTGCGCGTGAATTGACACGGGAATGGCTGAGCCTCGTCGATCCGGAAGGCTATGCCGTCGCTTACGCTGCCTTCGCCGGAGGAGACGAAACTTACGCCGATCGCTGGAAGGACGTCCGCGGCCCGGCCCTGTTCCTGACGGGATCGGATGATCCGAACTCGACGCCTCTGATGGCAACGCAGATGGCGGCGCTTGCGCCCAAGGGCTGGGCCCGCATCGTCGAAGGTCATCGTCACATGGTGAACCTGACCGCGCCGGATATCGTCAATTCGCTGCTCGCTGAGTGGCTGTCGTTCGGGGAGGATGAACGATGACAATCCAGACTGTCGATCCCAGGGCGTTGCGAGATGCATTCGGGGCTTTTCCGACCGGCGTGACCGTCGTCACCGCCTGCGACGGCGAGGGGAATCCGATCGGGTTCACGGCGAATTCATTCACTTCGGTCTCCCTCAACCCGCCACTGCTCCTCGTTTGCCTTGCCAAGACATCGCGCAACTTCGCCACCATGACCGGCGCGCGGCATTTCGCGATCAATGTGCTGTCGGAAACGCAGAAGGACGTGTCAAATACCTTCGCGCGCCCTGTTGAAGACCGATTTGCGGCGGTCGAATGGACCAAAGGGGCGGCAGGCTGCCCGGTCTTCTCGAACGTAGCAGCATGGTTCGAATGCGCCATGGAAGAGGTCATCGAGGCCGGCGACCACGTCATCCTGATGGGACGCATCGAATCCTTCGACAATAGCGGCCGCAACGGTCTCGGTTATGCCCGCGGCGGCTACTTCACGCCGACGCTCGCAAGCAAGGCGGTTTCGGCGGCAGCCGAAGGCAACATCGAACTTGCGGCCGTCGTCGAACGCCGCGGCGAGGTTCTGCTCCTCGGCGAGGAGGTGCTTTCCCTTCCAAGCATCGACGCCCATGACGGCAACCCGACCGAGGCGCTGGAAAAATACCTGGAGACATCAACCGGGCTGAACGTCAGCATCGGCTTTCTCTATTCCGTCTACGAGGGCAAGAGCGACGGCAAGCAGCACATCGTCTACCACGCCGTCGCCGGCGATGGGGAACCGGCGAGCGGCAGGTTCCTGAAACCGGACGCTTTGTCGGGTGCGCAATTCAAGACCAGTTCGACTGCCGACATCGTCACCCGTTTCGCGATGGAAAGCTCGATCGGCAATTTCGGCGTCTATTTCGGTGACGAGACCGGCGGCAAAGTTCATCCCATTCCAGCCAAGGGCGCAAAAGCATGAAGTTCTCCCTCTTCGTCCATATGGAACGGCTCGACGCCAGCCAGAGCCACAAGAGCCTCTACGACGAATTCGTCGCGCTCTGCGAGATCGCCGACCAGGGCGGCATGCATGCGATCTGGACGGGCGAGCACCATGGGATGGATTTTACTATCGCGCCCAACCCGTTCGTCACCATTGCCGATCTCGCCCGCCGCACATCCCGGGCAAGGCTTGGCACCGGGACGGTGATCGCCCCCTTCTGGCATCCGATCAAGCTTGCCGGCGAAGCTGCCATGACCGACATCATCTGCGACGGGAGGCTAGATATCGGCATTGCCCGCGGCGCCTATTCCTTCGAATATGAACGTCTGCTGCCTGGTCTCGATGCCTGGGGCGCCGGCCAGCGGATGCGCGAGCTCATCCCGGCGGTCAAGGGCATATGGAAGGGCGACTATGCCCATGACGGGGAGTTCTTCAAGTTCCCCGCGACGACCTCGGCGCCGAAGCCGCTGCAGCAGCCGCACCCGCCGATCTGGGTTGCGGCGCGCGATCCGAACTCGCATGAATTCGCCGTCGCCAACGGCTGCAACGTCCAGGTCACGCCGCTCTGGCAAGGTGACGACGAGGTTCAGTCGCTGATTGACCGCTTCAACGATGCCTGCGCCAAGAATCCTGAAATCGAGCGGCCGAAGATCATGCTGCTGCGCCACACCTATGTCGGCTCGTCGGAAGAAGACGTCGCCCAGGCAGCCCATGAGCTCAGCGTTTACTACAACTATTTCTTCGCCTGGTTCAAGAATGAGAAGCCGGTCAACCAAGGCCTGATCGAGCGGATTCCGGACGAGCAGATCCGAGCGAATGCGATGCTGTCGGATCAGGTCATGCGCACCAACAATGTCGTTGGCGACGCCGAGACCGTTATCGCGAGGCTGAAGGCCTATGAAGCGCTCGGTTACGACGAATATTCCTTCTGGATCGACACCGGCATGAGTTTCGAGCGCAAGAAGGCGTCGCTCGAGCGCTTCATCACCGAGGTCATGCCGGCATTTCAGGAGTAGGACCATGCGGCGTTTCCAACATTATATCGGCGGCGAGTTCTCTGACGGCGAGGCTCATTATCCCAGCATCGATCCGGCGACCGGCACGGTCTGGGCTGAGATGCCGGAAGCGCGCGAGGGCGATGTCGACCGGGCCGTGAACGCTGCCGAAAAGGCGCTATACGACAGTCCCTGGGCGAAGATGACGGCGACGCAACGCGGCAAGCTGCTCTACAGGCTGGCTGACCTCGTTGCCGCCAACGCGCAGGTTCTCGCCGAACTGGAGACGCGCGATACCGGCAAGATCATCCGCGAAACATCCGCGCAGATCGCTTATGTCGCCGAGTACTATCGTTATTATGCCGGCATAGCAGACAAGATCGAAGGCTCCTATCTGCCGATCGACAAGCCCGACATGGATGTCTGGCTTCGCCGCGAGCCAATCGGCGTCGTTGCCATGGTCGTGCCGTGGAACAGCCAGCTCTTCCTGTCGGCGGTCAAGATCGGTCCGGCGCTCGCCGCCGGCTGCACGATGGTGGTCAAAGCCTCGGAAGACGGCCCGGCGCCGCTTCTCGAATTTGCGCGTCTCGTGCACGAGGCGGGCTTTCCCGCCGGCGTCGTCAATATCATCACCGGTTTCGGCGCCTCCTGCGGCGCTGCCCTCGGCCGCCATCCGAAGGTGGCCCACGTCGCCTTCACCGGCGGTCCTGAAACCGCGCGGCAGGTGGTTCGCAACTCGGCAGAAAATCTTGCTTCCACCTCGCTCGAACTCGGCGGCAAGTCGCCCTTCATCGTCTTTGCCGATGCCGATCTCGAAAGCGCCGCCAACGCCCAGGTCGCGGGCATCTTCGCCGCAACGGGACAAAGCTGCGTTGCCGGATCACGCCTGATCGTCGAGCGCAGCGTCAAGGACAAATTCGTCGCCCTGCTGCGACAGAAGGCTGAGGCGATCCGGATCGGCGCACCACTCGACATGGCGACAGAGGTCGGCCCGCTCGCCACCAAGCGCCAGCAGGACAATATCGGCGCCCTCGTCGAAAAGTCGATCGAAAGCGGCGCCCGTCTCGTGACCGGCGGCAGCAAGATCGACGGCGAAGGTTTTTACTTCCCGCCGACGATCCTCGATTGCGACAATGTCGCCTCGCCCTCGCTGATCGAGGAATTCTTCGGACCGGTCCTGTCGGTCGTATCCTTCGAGACCGAGGCCGAGGCGCTGCGGCTTGCCAACGATACCCGCTATGGCCTCGCCTCCGGCCTCTTCACCCAGAACCTGACACGGGCGCATCGGCTGATGAAGGGCATCCGCGCCGGCATTGTCTGGGTCAATACTTACCGTGCCGTCTCGCCGATCGCGCCGTTCGGCGGGTTCGGCCTGTCCGGCCACGGCAGGGAAGGCGGCATGGCCGCGGCGCTCGATTACACCCGCACCAAGACGATCTGGCTCCGGACGTCGGACGATCCGATCCCCGATCCCTTCGTGATGAGATGACGCCGATGTTTTACGAAATCCGGACCTATCGGCTGAAGAACGGCGCGATCCCGCAATATCTCAAGGTCCTCGAGGAAGAGGGTATCGAGATCCAGAAGAGCCATCTCGGCACGCTGGTCGGCTACTTCTTCTCGGAGATCGGGACGATCAACGAAATCGTTCACATCTGGGCCTTTGCGAGCCTGGACGAGCGCGAGGCGCGCCGTCAACGGCTTTTGGCCGATCCCCGGTGGCAGGCGTTCCTGCCCAAGATTCGCGATCTGATCGAGGTGGCGGAAAACAAGATTATGAAGCCAGCAAGCTTTTCTCCCAGGAGCGAGGCGCACTGACGGCATAAGGCATACCGTAGGACAAACCAGAACAAGGATAAGGGAACATGAAAACAGCATTTGCTTTCGCGGCGGTTGCCGCATTCGTGGCGGTCTCCGCCCCGGCCAAGGCCGACAACCTGGTCTTCTCGAGCTGGGGAGGAACGACGCAGGACGCACAGAAGGCCGCATGGGCAAGCCCCTTCACCGAAAAGACCGGCGTCACCGTCGTGCAGGACGGGCCGACGGATTACGGTAAGCTCAAGGCGATGGTCGAGGCCGGCCAGGTCGCCTGGGATGTCGTCGACGTCGAAGGTGACTACGCAGCCCAGGCGGGCAGGAACGGCCAGCTCGAGAAGCTAGACTTCTCCGTCATCGACAAGTCCAAGCTCGATCCGCGTTTCGTCACCGACTATTCGGTCGGCAGCTTCTATTATTCCTTCGTCATCGGCTGCAACGCCGATGCCGTCAAAGCCTGCCCGAAGACATGGGCTGACCTGTTCGACACGGCGAAGTTTCCGGGAAAACGCACATTCTACAAGTGGTCGGCTCCCGGCGTGATCGAAGCGGCGCTGCTTGCCGACGGCGTGCCTGCCGACAAGCTCTATCCGCTCGATCTCGACCGTGCCTTCAAGAAGCTCGATACGATCAAGTCAGATATCATCTGGTGGTCGGGCGGTGCGCAGTCGCAGCAGCTGCTGGCCTCCGCCGAAGCGCCCTTCGGCAGCGTCTGGAACGGCCGCATGACCGCCCTTGCGGCAACCGGCATCAAGGTGGAGACCTCCTGGGAGCAGAACATCACCGCTGCTGATGCGCTCGTCGTGCCGAAGGGTGCGCCGAATGCCGAGGCTGCGATGAAGTTCATTGCGCTGGCGACCTCCGCCGAACCGCAGGCCGCCCTTGCCAAGGCCACCGGATATGCGCCGATCAATGTCGAGTCGGCCAAGCTGATGGATCCGGAGACAGCCAAGACCCTGCCGGACCAGCAGACGGCAAGCCAGGTCAATGCCGATATGAACTACTGGGCCAACAATCGCGATGCCATCGGCGAGAAGTGGTACGCTTGGCAGGCAAAATAGGCTGAGACTTCAGATGGACGGGTACGGCGAAATGTTCGCCGTACCTCCCGCAGCGACGCCTGTCGGATGGCGCCTGCGGAATTGACGGGTGGGAAGGACTGTCATGACGACGTATAGCGATGCCTCCGGCGCGATCATGCCTCTGCCAAAGGCGCGCAGGGCAACAGGTTTTGGCGGGGTCGTTCCGGCTCTGGCCTTCGTAGGAATCTTTTTCGTCGTTCCGGTGGTGGTCCTGCTGCTGCGAAGCGTATTGGAACCGGTCCCGGGTCTTGGCAATTATGCGCAACTGATCGGGTCGGCGACCTATCTCAAGATTTTCGCCAATACCTTCATCGTCTCCGGTTTTGTCACGGTGATTTCGCTTTTGATCGGTTTTCCCGTGGCCTGGGCGCTGGCGATCATGCCCGGCCGGCTGACGTCGGTGATCTTTGCGATCCTGCTCCTGTCGATGTGGACTAATCTGCTGGCCCGCACTTATGCCTGGATGGTGCTGTTGCAGCGGACGGGGCTGATCAACAAGATGCTGATGGGAATTGGCCTGATCGACCAGCCGCTGGCGCTGGTCAACAATCTCACAGGCGTGACGATCGGCATGACATATATCATGCTGCCTTTCATCATCCTGCCGCTCTACGGCGTGGTCAAGAAAATCGACCCCTCGACCTTGCAGGCCGCAGCCCTTTGCGGCGCCAACCGCTGGCAGTGCCTGACCCGCGTTCTGCTGCCCTTGGCGATGCCCGGCATGGCGGCCGGCGCCCTCATGGTCTTTGTCATGTCGCTCGGTTATTTCGTGACGCCGTCGCTTCTCGGCGGTACCGCCAACATGATGCTCGCGGAGCTGATCGCGCAGTTCGTGCAGTCGCTGGTCAACTGGGGAATGGGCGGTGCGGCGGCGCTGGTGCTCCTGGTGGTGACCTTGTCGCTCTATGCCGTGCAACTGCGGTTCTTCGGCAGCCAGAACCCGGGAGGACGCTGAGATGCTGCTCAATTTCGACCGTCTCGGCTGGTGGAAATATCTCCTCCTGGCGATCACGCTTCTGACCGCCGCCTTCCTGCTGCTGCCGATCGTCTTCATCGCGGCGCTGTCCTTCGGCTCGTCGCAATGGTTGATCTTCCCGCCGCCGGGCTGGACATTTCAGTGGTATAGCGAGCTCTTCGCCGACCCGCGATGGCTGGAATCAGCTTTGACGAGCTTCAAGATCGCGGTCATTGTGACGATCCTGTCGGTGCTGCTCGGGCTGGTGACGTCCTTCGGGCTGGTGCGCGGTTCGTTCCTGTTCCGCGATGCGCTGAAGGCGCTGTTCCTCACACCGATGATCCTGCCGGTCGTGGTTCTCGCGGTCGCGCTGTACGCCTTCTTCTTGAGGATCGGTCTTGGTGGCACGCTGACGGGCTTTGTCATTGCGCACCTGGTGCTGGCGCTGCCCTTCTCGATCCTGTCCATATCGAGTGCGCTCGAAGGTTTCGACAAGTCGATCGAGGATGCGGCGGTGCTCTGCGGCGCCTCGCCCTTGGAAGCGAAGATCAGGGTCACGCTTCCCGCAATCAGCCACGGGTTGTTTTCGGCGGCCGTCTTCTCCTTCCTGACATCCTGGGACGAGGTGGTAGTGGCGATCTTCATGTCCAGC from the Rhizobium sp. NXC14 genome contains:
- a CDS encoding ABC transporter permease, which gives rise to MLLNFDRLGWWKYLLLAITLLTAAFLLLPIVFIAALSFGSSQWLIFPPPGWTFQWYSELFADPRWLESALTSFKIAVIVTILSVLLGLVTSFGLVRGSFLFRDALKALFLTPMILPVVVLAVALYAFFLRIGLGGTLTGFVIAHLVLALPFSILSISSALEGFDKSIEDAAVLCGASPLEAKIRVTLPAISHGLFSAAVFSFLTSWDEVVVAIFMSSPTLQTLPVKVWATLRQDLTPVVAAASTLLILLTIILMALVAVVRKVLKQ
- a CDS encoding alpha/beta fold hydrolase; protein product: MLTARSSKDAAAATSAAGALPRKRTASGTAYHESGSGEPLVLIHGVGMRLEAWAPQIAFLSAGHRVIAVDMPGHGESAKLAAGSRLEEFVAWFGRFLDDMAIEMTNVAGHSMGALVSGGAAATFGERISRVAYLNGVYRRDPEAKAAVLARAAAIPVTGVDKEGPLARWFGDDPDSLVARELTREWLSLVDPEGYAVAYAAFAGGDETYADRWKDVRGPALFLTGSDDPNSTPLMATQMAALAPKGWARIVEGHRHMVNLTAPDIVNSLLAEWLSFGEDER
- a CDS encoding aldehyde dehydrogenase, with product MRRFQHYIGGEFSDGEAHYPSIDPATGTVWAEMPEAREGDVDRAVNAAEKALYDSPWAKMTATQRGKLLYRLADLVAANAQVLAELETRDTGKIIRETSAQIAYVAEYYRYYAGIADKIEGSYLPIDKPDMDVWLRREPIGVVAMVVPWNSQLFLSAVKIGPALAAGCTMVVKASEDGPAPLLEFARLVHEAGFPAGVVNIITGFGASCGAALGRHPKVAHVAFTGGPETARQVVRNSAENLASTSLELGGKSPFIVFADADLESAANAQVAGIFAATGQSCVAGSRLIVERSVKDKFVALLRQKAEAIRIGAPLDMATEVGPLATKRQQDNIGALVEKSIESGARLVTGGSKIDGEGFYFPPTILDCDNVASPSLIEEFFGPVLSVVSFETEAEALRLANDTRYGLASGLFTQNLTRAHRLMKGIRAGIVWVNTYRAVSPIAPFGGFGLSGHGREGGMAAALDYTRTKTIWLRTSDDPIPDPFVMR
- a CDS encoding ABC transporter substrate-binding protein; protein product: MKTAFAFAAVAAFVAVSAPAKADNLVFSSWGGTTQDAQKAAWASPFTEKTGVTVVQDGPTDYGKLKAMVEAGQVAWDVVDVEGDYAAQAGRNGQLEKLDFSVIDKSKLDPRFVTDYSVGSFYYSFVIGCNADAVKACPKTWADLFDTAKFPGKRTFYKWSAPGVIEAALLADGVPADKLYPLDLDRAFKKLDTIKSDIIWWSGGAQSQQLLASAEAPFGSVWNGRMTALAATGIKVETSWEQNITAADALVVPKGAPNAEAAMKFIALATSAEPQAALAKATGYAPINVESAKLMDPETAKTLPDQQTASQVNADMNYWANNRDAIGEKWYAWQAK
- a CDS encoding LLM class flavin-dependent oxidoreductase, translated to MKFSLFVHMERLDASQSHKSLYDEFVALCEIADQGGMHAIWTGEHHGMDFTIAPNPFVTIADLARRTSRARLGTGTVIAPFWHPIKLAGEAAMTDIICDGRLDIGIARGAYSFEYERLLPGLDAWGAGQRMRELIPAVKGIWKGDYAHDGEFFKFPATTSAPKPLQQPHPPIWVAARDPNSHEFAVANGCNVQVTPLWQGDDEVQSLIDRFNDACAKNPEIERPKIMLLRHTYVGSSEEDVAQAAHELSVYYNYFFAWFKNEKPVNQGLIERIPDEQIRANAMLSDQVMRTNNVVGDAETVIARLKAYEALGYDEYSFWIDTGMSFERKKASLERFITEVMPAFQE
- a CDS encoding ABC transporter permease — translated: MTTYSDASGAIMPLPKARRATGFGGVVPALAFVGIFFVVPVVVLLLRSVLEPVPGLGNYAQLIGSATYLKIFANTFIVSGFVTVISLLIGFPVAWALAIMPGRLTSVIFAILLLSMWTNLLARTYAWMVLLQRTGLINKMLMGIGLIDQPLALVNNLTGVTIGMTYIMLPFIILPLYGVVKKIDPSTLQAAALCGANRWQCLTRVLLPLAMPGMAAGALMVFVMSLGYFVTPSLLGGTANMMLAELIAQFVQSLVNWGMGGAAALVLLVVTLSLYAVQLRFFGSQNPGGR
- a CDS encoding NIPSNAP family protein, translated to MFYEIRTYRLKNGAIPQYLKVLEEEGIEIQKSHLGTLVGYFFSEIGTINEIVHIWAFASLDEREARRQRLLADPRWQAFLPKIRDLIEVAENKIMKPASFSPRSEAH
- a CDS encoding flavin reductase family protein, translated to MTIQTVDPRALRDAFGAFPTGVTVVTACDGEGNPIGFTANSFTSVSLNPPLLLVCLAKTSRNFATMTGARHFAINVLSETQKDVSNTFARPVEDRFAAVEWTKGAAGCPVFSNVAAWFECAMEEVIEAGDHVILMGRIESFDNSGRNGLGYARGGYFTPTLASKAVSAAAEGNIELAAVVERRGEVLLLGEEVLSLPSIDAHDGNPTEALEKYLETSTGLNVSIGFLYSVYEGKSDGKQHIVYHAVAGDGEPASGRFLKPDALSGAQFKTSSTADIVTRFAMESSIGNFGVYFGDETGGKVHPIPAKGAKA